In Eisenibacter elegans DSM 3317, the genomic window GCCTTTTCCTTGTCGAGGTAGGTTAGGGTTTTGATAGGCGGCAAGTCATTGGCTAACAAGGTGTTGAGGAAGTCGATAAGGATGTCTTTGTTGCGCTCAGTACCAAAGATACGCTTGAAGCCAAAATCGGTGAAAAGGTCGATATAGCGACCGTAAGGCTTGTCAGGAGTCATAGGGTTGTAAATAAGGTTAACGTTATGAAGTCAACTTGCAAAGCTCCACCGGCGTACGACATCCGAGCACGAGAGTTCGAAGGATGCGGGCGTTAGCCCTTACAGTGTAGCCTTGCGGCTTGCCGCAAGCTACCGCCAACCAGCCCTAAGCCGCGCCTCTGGCGCGGGGGAAGCCCCAAGAAATCATCAAAAGCCTACAAGATGCTACAAAATGGTTTCAGTGGGCTTACCCCGTAAAAAACACCCGTTTGACGCGCTCGCTGACGCTGGTCAGTACTTCGTAGGGGATGGTTTGTAGGGCTTCGGCCATTTGTTCGATGGGCAGCTCTTTGCCAAACACGATGACTTCGTCTCCTTCTTGGGCGGGCAGGTCGCCGAGGTCTATCATGGTCATATCCATACACACCCGTCCGATGGTAGGCACAAGTTGGCCGTTCACCCATACCTTGCCTATGCCATTGCTGAGCGCCCGTCGGAATCCGTCGGCATAGCCGATAGCAATGATGCCGATGCGGGTTGGGGCGGTGATTTTTCCGGCACGGCCATAGCCCACGGTGTCGCCCGGCGCTAGGGTTTTGATTTGCGAAAGGGTTGTTTTGAGGGTTGCTACCGGCTCTAGGCCAAGTACTTGGTCGGTGGTGGTGTCTACGCCGTAGAGGCCGATGCCTAAGCGCACCATATCAAAATGGGCTTCGGGATAATTGGCAATGCCCGGCGAATTGGCGATATGGCGTACAAAGCGGTAGCCGATGGTTTCTTCTAGCTCGGCAGTCATCTGGCGGAAGCA contains:
- a CDS encoding PD-(D/E)XK nuclease family transposase encodes the protein MTPDKPYGRYIDLFTDFGFKRIFGTERNKDILIDFLNTLLANDLPPIKTLTYLDKEKA